TGATAAGAAACCCCAGGCCAACCCGGGCAGAGACCACCGATGTGGCCAACGCAATCCTGGATGGCACCGATGCTATAATGCTGTCAGGAGAGACCGCTTCTGGCGATTTTCCGGTGGAGGCCGTCAGGATGATGGCTCGAATTGCCGAGAAGGTCGAAGAAACCATTTCCCTTGACATAACGGCATGCAAAAGGCAGACAAGTATAAGGACCGTCACTGATGCCATAAGCCATGCCACGTACACTATATCCAAGGATCTGGCAGCCAGTGCCATAATCACCTCTACAAAATCCGGATATACTGCCCGCATGGTGGCCAAGTTCAGACCACCCGTTCCCATAATAGCCGTTACGCCCAGGGAAAAAGTAACAAGGACACTACAGGTGGTGTGGGGCGTTATCCCCATAAAAATTAATGAGACCGAATCTACCGATGAGATGTTCAGGGAAGCCGTGAGCGGTGCATTAAATTCCGGGATTATAAAAAAGGGCGACCTGGTGGTTATCACCGCCGGGGTTCCTCTCTACGTCAGCGGCACGACAAACCTCATACGCGTCCAGGTGGTGGGTGACGTGATCCTCAAAGGTACAGGTATCGGGACAAAATCGGTACATGGAGTAGCATATGTGGCCAAAACCCTGAAGGAGGCGATGGCCATGCCAGCGGGTTCTATACTGGTAGTGAATTCCACGGATAAGGATTACATGCCAGCAATACAGAGAGCCTCAGCAATAGTTGCCGAAGAAGCAGGGCTTACATCCCATGCTGCCATCGTCGGTGTTGAACTCGGAATCCCGGTTATCGTAGGTGCCGAAGGGGCCACCGAAAGGCTGGTGACGGGCGAGGAAATCACGGTCGACTGCCAGAGGGGTCTGGTGTACAGGGGTATAGTTGACGTAAAGTAGGTGATACCTTCAAAGCAGCGATAAAACCTTAACACTTCAAATTTGAGCGATAGCCTCATAATGTCATTGGGTGGGATCCCTCCTTAATGGGTTTTTGGTTTGCCATATCCATAATACCCCGGGAATACCCACCCTTTGCAATGTCTTTTTTACTTAACGAAACTCTGGCTCATCTACAAAATTTTATGTCAGCTGTAATGTGCCATAGTTTCGTTCAATAGCTTTTTATTTCTGGGCAGGTTATCCCAGGGCAAAGAAGAGATGTCAAAAAGCAAAGAAGTGTAATTAGAAAGCTGATCCAAAACAACTACAGGCATAGAACCAATTGCAGGATGATAAAAGCAGCGATAAAACTTCAACGCCTCAACAGGAGTCATTCCATTCATGTTTTTGCCAAAATGCGGCCGCCTGTAGTTGAAATATAGTATCCAATTTTGAGCCATCTTTAGGAATGAAGTCCTTGAAGTTACTTTTTTCAAGTTTAAAGCGTAAAACTCCTCATCATCAGTGCGGTGAGAGCGTTCAACGAAGCAATTTGTTTCCTTATTCCTTTCCGGGATATTAAGCAAAGATACGTTCCAATGATCGAAAATAAGTTTTTGAATGAGTTTTCTTTTACGAGAGCCGGCACTGCCTCCGAACTCTGCTCCATTGTCTGTTTGAAAGAAGAGTTGATGTTTTACACCGAAGGCTCTAAGCCAGGCTGCCACAAGCAGCATGAAAGTCAACCCATTTTTAAAATCGAGAGAATCGGCATACGCAATAAAGCGCAACCTTGTTTTAATATCAATAGCAGTGAACTGAAAAGGAGGCAGCTTATTTTTGAAAATAGATGCATAAGCTTCGGGAGGCAAAGCCGATTGATCGGCGATATGTTTTGCATCGATCTGCCAGAGCTGCAAAGGTTCGAAGGCGGAGAAATCTGTAGCAAATCGGCGGGAGCCGGTAATCGTCTTGTGTTTACGGCAGTGTATACCGTAACGTCTTCTAATATTTCGAATAGTAAAAGGGGAAAGTTGAATATTGAAGGTATTTTTAATGAACAATGCCAGCCTTTTAGAGCCCAGATTAGTTTCTTTTGCCAGAGTAACGACCAAATTTTCGATGTGCTCCGGAGTTCTGTTAGGCATGCGGAATTTAGGTCCTCGTTTTTTGATACAGGCCGATATATCCCCATTAGAAAGCCTGAAACGCTCTCTTAATTTATACACCCATCTTGGAGTAACACCCAAGATTTTAGCGGTTTCTTTAACGGAATGAGACTCAAGTAAAGAGATAGTGATTTGAGCAACAGCCTGGGGATTACCCGAAGCTTTAAGTTTTTGGTATAATGTCATTGGGTGGGATCCCTCCTTAGTGGGTTTCTGTTGTTCCATATCCATAATACCCCAGGGATACCCACCCTTTTGCAATGTCTTTTTCACTTTAATAAAGTAGTGTGAACGAAACTGTGGCTCATCTACAAAATTTTATGTCAGCCCCCTTGACAACAGCAAAAAGCTGGTGTTAAAATACATATCAAATCCGAATAATTTTCCAGTCTAAAGCATAATTAGGAAGTGTACCTTAGGGTTCCGGCCATAAGGCGTCAGCGACCGAGCGGTACAATCCGGGGAAACCCGGAACACCGTGAGCATAAAAGGCTCCAGCGGCAAGTTCCTAAAAGAACTAACCGCTGTTTTTTTATAATCAAAAACCGCAAAAATGTGATGAAGGAGACGGAATTAATGATCACGGTCAAAGAGAGCCGGGGAAGGTGAAAGCCGGTACCGGATCATTGATTTCTAATCACTCCGGAACAGCCCGGGCGAAATTTGAGTAGTCCGGAGCCGCATCAAAGCGTTAAATGAACGAGGCCCGCCTTTAATGACGGTTCGGGTAAATCAGGGTGGTACCGCGTGGAAAACTCCCCTCGTCCCTGAGATATGACGTGTATCTCAGGGGCTGAGGGGATTAATTTTTTGATAAAAATAATAAAAATCAGGGGGTTTTAAAAATGAGTATCCAGGTTTACATCAACGGCAGTTATTTTCCGAAGGAGGAAGCAAAAATTTCGGTATTTGACCACGGCTTCCTTTACGGTGATGGAGTTTTTGAGGGCATACGGGCTTACGACGGTAGAGTATTCCGGTTAAGACAGCATATCGATAGACTTTACAGCGGAGCAAGAGCGATAATGCTCGATATACCGCTTTCCAAAGATGAAATGGTAGAGGTGGTACTGGAGACTCTGCGGCGGAATCGTTTAAGAGACGCGTATATCAGGCTGGTTGTCTCACGGGGGGAGGGGGACCTTGGGCTCGATCCCAGGAAATGCAGTAAACCCACCATCATATGCATAACGGATAAAATCGTGCTGTACCCTCAGAAAATGTACGAGGAAGGGCTCGAAATAATAACTGCGGCCACGCGCAGGAATACGCCGGAAGGCGTAAATCCCCAGGTGAAGACCCTGAATTATTTAAATAATATAATGGCGAAAATAGAGGCAAACCAGGCGGGAGTTATGGAAGCCCTTATGCTTAACACCGATGACTACGTGGCCGAATGTACAGGGGACAATATCTTCATAGTCAAAGACGGTGTCCTGATTACTCCGCCGACCTACTCCGGAATACTCATAGGTATTACAAGAAATGCTATAATCGAGCTGGCGCAAAAGCTCGGTATAAAGGTGGAGGAAAAACTTTTCACCCGTTACGAAGTATATGCGGCGGATGAATGCTTCCTAACCGGCACGGCCGCTGAAGCCATCCCTGTAGTGAAAGTCGACGGCAGGGTAATTGGCGACGGCAAGCCCGGAACAATAACACGGCGGCTCCTGGAAGCTTTTAAAGAACTGGTTAGGACCGACGGCGAAAAAATTTACCTCGAAGACTGAATCGGCGACCCGGCTTAAAATAGCCGGGTTTTTTGGTGGCTTTTTAAAAAATTGCCTTAAAGGATAAAGTACGATAAAAGTAGTTATATATGGAGAAGCGCTGGTAGAGTTAAGGTTTAATTGAACCCGTCACATTTTTTGCTTTTGCTGTGTCTATATATACGGAAGCCCGAGCTCGGGACGGGGGTGTTGTTTCTGGACTACGTAGAGGTGTTTACCAATTATTACAGTAAGGTATATAAACAGCTGCTATATATATTAAACGATCCTTTTCTTGCAGAAGACCTTGCGCAAGAGGTATTTTTGAAATTTTACCGGAATCCCCCCGAAAAAGAAGAATGTATAGGAGCGTGGCTTTTTCAGGTGGCAAAAAATGTGGCTTATAATCATATAAGAGGTGAAAACAACCGGATACATAGGGAGATAAAAGCCTGTCTTTTTAAGGGAACAGAAATGTATTCTCCATCATACGCGCAGGAAGAGCAGATCTACGTCCGGCAGGTGCTGAAGAGGATGGATGAAAGAGACAGGACCATATTGATCCTGAAACTTTCCGGTTACAGCTACGAGGAAATAGCAGGAGTTCTGGGAGTAAAAAAGACTTCGGTGGGTACTCTCATAGCTAGGGCTCAAAGGAGATTCAAAGAACTTTATGAAAAGGGGGTGTAACCTGTGTGTTATGATGAGGGAGTATTGCAGGCATTTATGGACGGTGAATTGAGTCGGGAAGAAGAAAATGAGATAAGAGTCCACCTGGAAACCTGTAAGACCTGTACACAACAGGTGGGTGAATTGAAGGCCCTAAACGATTTCGCCCGAAGCAAACTCGCCGTAGGCTTTAACCCCGGCGAGGAA
The DNA window shown above is from Thermosediminibacter oceani DSM 16646 and carries:
- the pyk gene encoding pyruvate kinase, whose protein sequence is MRKTKIICTIGPASEKKEIVRELIKSGMNVARLNFSHGNHEEHRARILTIRQVEKELGATVAIMLDTKGPEIRLGTFAGGKVRLKKGQEFTLTTYQVEGDENRAFVNFEDLPRVVGDGDRILLADGLIELKVKEVKEKEILCTVMNDGDLSDKKGVNIPGKSIPLPAVTQKDVQDILFGIEMGVDFIAASFIRKASDVIEIRKILENNGGQDIQIIAKIESQEGVQNLDEIIKVADGVMVARGDLGVEIPVEEVPIVQKMIIEKCNRAGKPVITATQMLESMIRNPRPTRAETTDVANAILDGTDAIMLSGETASGDFPVEAVRMMARIAEKVEETISLDITACKRQTSIRTVTDAISHATYTISKDLAASAIITSTKSGYTARMVAKFRPPVPIIAVTPREKVTRTLQVVWGVIPIKINETESTDEMFREAVSGALNSGIIKKGDLVVITAGVPLYVSGTTNLIRVQVVGDVILKGTGIGTKSVHGVAYVAKTLKEAMAMPAGSILVVNSTDKDYMPAIQRASAIVAEEAGLTSHAAIVGVELGIPVIVGAEGATERLVTGEEITVDCQRGLVYRGIVDVK
- a CDS encoding integrase core domain-containing protein, which gives rise to MTLYQKLKASGNPQAVAQITISLLESHSVKETAKILGVTPRWVYKLRERFRLSNGDISACIKKRGPKFRMPNRTPEHIENLVVTLAKETNLGSKRLALFIKNTFNIQLSPFTIRNIRRRYGIHCRKHKTITGSRRFATDFSAFEPLQLWQIDAKHIADQSALPPEAYASIFKNKLPPFQFTAIDIKTRLRFIAYADSLDFKNGLTFMLLVAAWLRAFGVKHQLFFQTDNGAEFGGSAGSRKRKLIQKLIFDHWNVSLLNIPERNKETNCFVERSHRTDDEEFYALNLKKVTSRTSFLKMAQNWILYFNYRRPHFGKNMNGMTPVEALKFYRCFYHPAIGSMPVVVLDQLSNYTSLLFDISSLPWDNLPRNKKLLNETMAHYS
- the ilvE gene encoding branched-chain-amino-acid transaminase encodes the protein MSIQVYINGSYFPKEEAKISVFDHGFLYGDGVFEGIRAYDGRVFRLRQHIDRLYSGARAIMLDIPLSKDEMVEVVLETLRRNRLRDAYIRLVVSRGEGDLGLDPRKCSKPTIICITDKIVLYPQKMYEEGLEIITAATRRNTPEGVNPQVKTLNYLNNIMAKIEANQAGVMEALMLNTDDYVAECTGDNIFIVKDGVLITPPTYSGILIGITRNAIIELAQKLGIKVEEKLFTRYEVYAADECFLTGTAAEAIPVVKVDGRVIGDGKPGTITRRLLEAFKELVRTDGEKIYLED
- a CDS encoding RNA polymerase sigma factor SigX yields the protein MLFLDYVEVFTNYYSKVYKQLLYILNDPFLAEDLAQEVFLKFYRNPPEKEECIGAWLFQVAKNVAYNHIRGENNRIHREIKACLFKGTEMYSPSYAQEEQIYVRQVLKRMDERDRTILILKLSGYSYEEIAGVLGVKKTSVGTLIARAQRRFKELYEKGV